The DNA window TCCTTGATGTCATCGGCGATCGCCTTCTTTTCTTCTTCCAGCCGTTCGATGCGCTCCACGAACGCCTTGAGCTGTCCGGCGGCAACGCCCCCCGTATCCGACATAGTGCAACCTCTTGCTTGGTGGGTGGATGTTCCGATGCCATCGGCCGTCCGAGGCCTCCCCGGACAACGCCGACGATTGGAGGAACACCCGCAGATTTTTCATGAATGCCCCGGTACCTCTGAGGACGCCCCGGAGCGCAAAGCGGATGGCCGCTCGGCTGGCGCGAAAACTGCCATGCCGAAGGTACCGGTTTGGTTAATGATTTGGCTTGGCGACCTCGAAGGCCTTCTTCTGCTCGTCGCTGGCCTCGCTCTGGTACTTTGCCTTCCACTCCTCGTAGGGCATGCCGTAGACGGCCTCCCGGCTCTCGTCCTTGGTCACGTCGAGCCCGCGCTCGCCGGCCGCGTCGAGATACCAGTTGGACAGGCAATTGCGGCAGAAACCGGCCATGTTCATCAGGTCGATGTTCTGCACGTCC is part of the Hartmannibacter diazotrophicus genome and encodes:
- a CDS encoding DUF1244 domain-containing protein translates to MTKPDPQTEIELQAAAFRRLVDHLKTRTDVQNIDLMNMAGFCRNCLSNWYLDAAGERGLDVTKDESREAVYGMPYEEWKAKYQSEASDEQKKAFEVAKPNH